A single region of the Hippoglossus hippoglossus isolate fHipHip1 chromosome 17, fHipHip1.pri, whole genome shotgun sequence genome encodes:
- the copb2 gene encoding coatomer subunit beta' isoform X1 codes for MPLRLDIKRRLTARSDRVKSVDLHPTEPWMLASLYNGSVCVWNHETQTLVKTFEVCDLPVRASKFVARKNWVITGADDMQIRVFNYNTLERVHMFEAHSDYIRCIAVHPTQPYILTSSDDMLIKLWDWEKKWSCSQVFEGHTHYVMQIVINPKDNNQFASASLDRTIKVWQLGSSSPNFTLEGHEKGVNCIDYYSGGDKPYLISGADDRQVKIWDYQNKTCVQTLEGHAQNVSCVSFHPELPIIITGSEDGTVRIWHSSTYRLESTLNYGMERVWCVSGLRGSNNVALGYDEGSIIIKVGREEPAMSMDTNGKIIWAKHSEIQQANLKAMGEAEIKDGERLPLAVKDMGSCEIYPQTIQHNPNGRFVVVCGDGEYIIYTAMALRNKSFGSAQEFAWAHDSSEYAIRESNSVVKLFKNFKDKKSFKPDFGAEGIYGGFLLGVRSVNGLAFYDWENTELVRRIEIQPKHIFWSDSGELVCIATEESFFILRYLADKVASSHENNEGVTEDGIEDAFEVQGEIQEIVKTGLWVGDCFIYTSSVNRLNYYVGGEIVTIAHLDRTMYLLGYIPKDDRLYLGDKELNIVSYSLLVSVLEYQTAVMRRDFGMADKVLPTIPKEQRTRVAHFLEKQGFKQQALAVSTDPEHRFELALQLGELKIAYQLAVEAESEQKWKQLAELAISKCQFSLAQECLHHAQDYGGLLLLATASGNATMVGKLAEGAERDGKNNVAFMTYFLQGKLDQCLELLIRTNRLPEAAFLARTYLPSQVSRVVKLWRENLAKVNQKAAESLADPTEYENLFPGLKEAFAAEYYLRETCLGTSRPATDYPLVTPNEDRNILEEAVGYEPKGTFIPTKTQDPEKKKKEEEKEEKKKEEDEEEEEEEEKLLSSMAEFSVAAAAAAPEATLQPEPADPTAVEEQEEEIPEFSLKDKTLDELDVDLDNMELDDIDTTDVNLDDDFLDD; via the exons ATG CCTCTGAGGCTGGACATTAAGCGGCGGCTGACAGCCAGGTCAGACCGGGTGAAGAGTGTGGACCTCCACCCCACTGAGCCATGGATGCTGGCCAGCCTCTACAACGGCAGCGTCTGTGTGTGGAACCACGAAACACAG ACTCTCGTGAAGACTTTCGAAGTGTGTGACCTTCCTGTCAGAGCTTCTAAGTTTGTGGCAAGGAAGAACTGGGTCATCACAGGAGCG GATGACATGCAGATCCGTGTGTTCAACTACAACACCTTGGAGCGGGTCCACATGTTTGAGGCCCACTCTGACTACATCCGTTGCATCGCTGTCCATCCGACCCAGCCATACATCCTTACCAGCAGTG aTGACATGTTGATCAAGCTGTGGGACTGGGAGAAGAAGTGGTCCTGCAGTCAGGTGTTTGAGGGTCACACTCACTATGTCATGCAGATTGTTATTAACCCCAAGGATAATAATCAGTTTGCCAGTGCCTCCCTGGACAGGACGATTAAG GTGTGGCAGCTTGGTTCTTCATCTCCTAATTTCACTTTGGAGGGCCATGAGAAAGGAGTCAATTGTATTGATTACTACAGTGGAGGAGACAAGCCCTACCTCATCTCAGGGGCTGATGATCGCCAAGTCAAGATCTGGGACTACCAG AACAAGACCTGTGTTCAAACTCTGGAGGGCCACGCCCAGAACGTCTCCTGTGTCAGCTTCCACCCAGAGCTGCCCATCATCATCACTGGATCAGAGGATG GTACGGTGCGTATCTGGCACTCGAGCACTTACCGTCTGGAGAGTACACTGAACTACGGCATGGAGAGAGTGTGGTGTGTAAGTGGCCTCAGGGGCTCCAACAATGTGGCGCTGGGCTACGACGAAGGCAGCATCATTATTAAG GTGGGTCGTGAGGAACCAGCCATGTCTATGGACACAAATGGCAAAATCATCTGGgccaaacacagtgaaatacagCAGGCAAATCTGAAGGCCATGGGTGAGGCTGAAATCAAGGATGGAGAAAGGCTGCCACTAGCTGTCAAAGACATGGGCAGTTGTGAGATTTACCCTCAAACCATCCAGCATAACCCTAATGGAAg GTTCGTTGTGGTTTGCGGAGATGGAGAGTACATCATTTACACTGCCATGGCTTTGAGGAACAAGAGCTTCGGTTCAGCTCAGGAGTTTGCCTGGGCTCATGACTCCTCTGA GTATGCCATCAGAGAAAGCAACAGTGTCGTCAAACTCTTCAAAAATTTCAAGGACAAAAAATCTTTTAAGCCTGACTTTGGAGCGGAAG GGATCTATGGAGGCTTCTTGCTTGGGGTGAGGTCAGTGAATGGCCTGGCGTTTTACGACTGGGAGAACACGGAGCTGGTCCGCCGCATTGAGATCCAGCCTAAACAC ATCTTCTGGTCAGACTCTGGGGAGCTGGTTTGCATTGCTACAGAGGAGTCCTTCTTCATCCTGCGTTATTTGGCTGATAAAGTAGCTTCCTCTCATGAGAACAATGAAGGAGTGACTGAGGATGGTATTGAAGATGCCTTTGAG GTCCAGGGAGAGATCCAGGAGATTGTGAAGACTGGTCTCTGGGTCGGAGACTGCTTCATCTACACCAGCTCTGTGAACAGACTAAACTACTATGTTGGAGGAGAGATTGTCACAATTGCTCATCTGGACAG AACCATGTACTTACTGGGTTACATACCCAAAGATGATCGTCTGTACCTCGGAGACAAGGAGCTCAATATTGTCAGTTACTCCCTGCTGGTCTCCGTCCTGGAGTACCAGACTGCTGTAATGAGGAGGGACTTTGGGATGGCTGACAAGGTGTTGCCCACAATTCCAAAAGAGCAGCGGACCAGGGTGGCCCATTTCCTGGAGAAACAG GGTTTCAAGCAGCAGGCACTGGCTGTGTCCACAGACCCAGAGCACAGGTTTGAGCTGGCCTTGCAGCTGGGAGAGTTGAAGATTGCTTATCAGCTGGCTGTGGAGGCGGAG TCGGAGCAGAAATGGAAGCAGCTAGCAGAGCTTGCTATCAGCAAGTGTCAATTCAGCCTGGCCCAGGAATGTCTGCACCACGCCCAGGATTACGGTGGCCTGCTCCTCCTTGCCACAGCCTCTGGTAACGCCACAATGGTTGGCAAGCTGGCTGAGGGGGCAGAGAGGGACGGGAAAAACAATGTGGCCTTCATGACCTACTTCTTGCAGGGGAA ACTGGATCAGTGTTTGGAGCTTCTGATCAGGACCAACCGACTACCTGAGGCTGCCTTCCTGGCTCGCACCTACCTGCCCAGCCAGGTGTCCCGTGTGGTGAAATTGTGGAGGGAGAACCTGGCGAAGgtcaaccagaag GCGGCTGAATCCTTAGCAGACCCTACAGAGTATGAGAATCTGTTCCCCGGATTGAAAGAAGCCTTTGCAGCCGAGTATTATCTGAGAGAGACCTGCTTGGGCACCTCCAGGCCTGCAACGGACTATCCTCTTGTCACA CCCAATGAAGACAGGAACATTCTTGAGGAGGCTGTAGGATACGAGCCCAAAGGAACCTTCATTCCTACAAAG ACACAGGAtcctgagaagaagaagaaggaggaggagaaagaggagaagaagaaggaggaggatgaggaggaggaagaggaagaggagaaattaTTATCCTCAATGGCAGAATTttctgttgctgcagcagcagcagcacctgagGCCACTTTACAACCTGAACCTGCTGATCCCACAGCAgtggaggaacaggaggaggaaatacCAGAATTTTCACTCAAAGATAAG ACTCTGGACGAGCTGGACGTGGACCTTGACAACATGGAGCTGGATGACATCGACACCACAGACGTTAACCTTGATGATGACTTCCTAGATGATTAA
- the copb2 gene encoding coatomer subunit beta' isoform X4 produces MPLRLDIKRRLTARSDRVKSVDLHPTEPWMLASLYNGSVCVWNHETQTLVKTFEVCDLPVRASKFVARKNWVITGADDMQIRVFNYNTLERVHMFEAHSDYIRCIAVHPTQPYILTSSDDMLIKLWDWEKKWSCSQVFEGHTHYVMQIVINPKDNNQFASASLDRTIKVWQLGSSSPNFTLEGHEKGVNCIDYYSGGDKPYLISGADDRQVKIWDYQNKTCVQTLEGHAQNVSCVSFHPELPIIITGSEDGTVRIWHSSTYRLESTLNYGMERVWCVSGLRGSNNVALGYDEGSIIIKVGREEPAMSMDTNGKIIWAKHSEIQQANLKAMGEAEIKDGERLPLAVKDMGSCEIYPQTIQHNPNGRFVVVCGDGEYIIYTAMALRNKSFGSAQEFAWAHDSSEYAIRESNSVVKLFKNFKDKKSFKPDFGAEGIYGGFLLGVRSVNGLAFYDWENTELVRRIEIQPKHIFWSDSGELVCIATEESFFILRYLADKVASSHENNEGVTEDGIEDAFEVQGEIQEIVKTGLWVGDCFIYTSSVNRLNYYVGGEIVTIAHLDRTMYLLGYIPKDDRLYLGDKELNIVSYSLLVSVLEYQTAVMRRDFGMADKVLPTIPKEQRTRVAHFLEKQGFKQQALAVSTDPEHRFELALQLGELKIAYQLAVEAESEQKWKQLAELAISKCQFSLAQECLHHAQDYGGLLLLATASGNATMVGKLAEGAERDGKNNVAFMTYFLQGKLDQCLELLIRTNRLPEAAFLARTYLPSQVSRVVKLWRENLAKVNQKAAESLADPTEYENLFPGLKEAFAAEYYLRETCLGTSRPATDYPLVTPNEDRNILEEAVGYEPKGTFIPTKDPEKKKKEDEEEEEEEEKLLSSMAEFSVAAAAAAPEATLQPEPADPTAVEEQEEEIPEFSLKDKTLDELDVDLDNMELDDIDTTDVNLDDDFLDD; encoded by the exons ATG CCTCTGAGGCTGGACATTAAGCGGCGGCTGACAGCCAGGTCAGACCGGGTGAAGAGTGTGGACCTCCACCCCACTGAGCCATGGATGCTGGCCAGCCTCTACAACGGCAGCGTCTGTGTGTGGAACCACGAAACACAG ACTCTCGTGAAGACTTTCGAAGTGTGTGACCTTCCTGTCAGAGCTTCTAAGTTTGTGGCAAGGAAGAACTGGGTCATCACAGGAGCG GATGACATGCAGATCCGTGTGTTCAACTACAACACCTTGGAGCGGGTCCACATGTTTGAGGCCCACTCTGACTACATCCGTTGCATCGCTGTCCATCCGACCCAGCCATACATCCTTACCAGCAGTG aTGACATGTTGATCAAGCTGTGGGACTGGGAGAAGAAGTGGTCCTGCAGTCAGGTGTTTGAGGGTCACACTCACTATGTCATGCAGATTGTTATTAACCCCAAGGATAATAATCAGTTTGCCAGTGCCTCCCTGGACAGGACGATTAAG GTGTGGCAGCTTGGTTCTTCATCTCCTAATTTCACTTTGGAGGGCCATGAGAAAGGAGTCAATTGTATTGATTACTACAGTGGAGGAGACAAGCCCTACCTCATCTCAGGGGCTGATGATCGCCAAGTCAAGATCTGGGACTACCAG AACAAGACCTGTGTTCAAACTCTGGAGGGCCACGCCCAGAACGTCTCCTGTGTCAGCTTCCACCCAGAGCTGCCCATCATCATCACTGGATCAGAGGATG GTACGGTGCGTATCTGGCACTCGAGCACTTACCGTCTGGAGAGTACACTGAACTACGGCATGGAGAGAGTGTGGTGTGTAAGTGGCCTCAGGGGCTCCAACAATGTGGCGCTGGGCTACGACGAAGGCAGCATCATTATTAAG GTGGGTCGTGAGGAACCAGCCATGTCTATGGACACAAATGGCAAAATCATCTGGgccaaacacagtgaaatacagCAGGCAAATCTGAAGGCCATGGGTGAGGCTGAAATCAAGGATGGAGAAAGGCTGCCACTAGCTGTCAAAGACATGGGCAGTTGTGAGATTTACCCTCAAACCATCCAGCATAACCCTAATGGAAg GTTCGTTGTGGTTTGCGGAGATGGAGAGTACATCATTTACACTGCCATGGCTTTGAGGAACAAGAGCTTCGGTTCAGCTCAGGAGTTTGCCTGGGCTCATGACTCCTCTGA GTATGCCATCAGAGAAAGCAACAGTGTCGTCAAACTCTTCAAAAATTTCAAGGACAAAAAATCTTTTAAGCCTGACTTTGGAGCGGAAG GGATCTATGGAGGCTTCTTGCTTGGGGTGAGGTCAGTGAATGGCCTGGCGTTTTACGACTGGGAGAACACGGAGCTGGTCCGCCGCATTGAGATCCAGCCTAAACAC ATCTTCTGGTCAGACTCTGGGGAGCTGGTTTGCATTGCTACAGAGGAGTCCTTCTTCATCCTGCGTTATTTGGCTGATAAAGTAGCTTCCTCTCATGAGAACAATGAAGGAGTGACTGAGGATGGTATTGAAGATGCCTTTGAG GTCCAGGGAGAGATCCAGGAGATTGTGAAGACTGGTCTCTGGGTCGGAGACTGCTTCATCTACACCAGCTCTGTGAACAGACTAAACTACTATGTTGGAGGAGAGATTGTCACAATTGCTCATCTGGACAG AACCATGTACTTACTGGGTTACATACCCAAAGATGATCGTCTGTACCTCGGAGACAAGGAGCTCAATATTGTCAGTTACTCCCTGCTGGTCTCCGTCCTGGAGTACCAGACTGCTGTAATGAGGAGGGACTTTGGGATGGCTGACAAGGTGTTGCCCACAATTCCAAAAGAGCAGCGGACCAGGGTGGCCCATTTCCTGGAGAAACAG GGTTTCAAGCAGCAGGCACTGGCTGTGTCCACAGACCCAGAGCACAGGTTTGAGCTGGCCTTGCAGCTGGGAGAGTTGAAGATTGCTTATCAGCTGGCTGTGGAGGCGGAG TCGGAGCAGAAATGGAAGCAGCTAGCAGAGCTTGCTATCAGCAAGTGTCAATTCAGCCTGGCCCAGGAATGTCTGCACCACGCCCAGGATTACGGTGGCCTGCTCCTCCTTGCCACAGCCTCTGGTAACGCCACAATGGTTGGCAAGCTGGCTGAGGGGGCAGAGAGGGACGGGAAAAACAATGTGGCCTTCATGACCTACTTCTTGCAGGGGAA ACTGGATCAGTGTTTGGAGCTTCTGATCAGGACCAACCGACTACCTGAGGCTGCCTTCCTGGCTCGCACCTACCTGCCCAGCCAGGTGTCCCGTGTGGTGAAATTGTGGAGGGAGAACCTGGCGAAGgtcaaccagaag GCGGCTGAATCCTTAGCAGACCCTACAGAGTATGAGAATCTGTTCCCCGGATTGAAAGAAGCCTTTGCAGCCGAGTATTATCTGAGAGAGACCTGCTTGGGCACCTCCAGGCCTGCAACGGACTATCCTCTTGTCACA CCCAATGAAGACAGGAACATTCTTGAGGAGGCTGTAGGATACGAGCCCAAAGGAACCTTCATTCCTACAAAG GAtcctgagaagaagaagaag gaggatgaggaggaggaagaggaagaggagaaattaTTATCCTCAATGGCAGAATTttctgttgctgcagcagcagcagcacctgagGCCACTTTACAACCTGAACCTGCTGATCCCACAGCAgtggaggaacaggaggaggaaatacCAGAATTTTCACTCAAAGATAAG ACTCTGGACGAGCTGGACGTGGACCTTGACAACATGGAGCTGGATGACATCGACACCACAGACGTTAACCTTGATGATGACTTCCTAGATGATTAA
- the copb2 gene encoding coatomer subunit beta' isoform X5, producing MPLRLDIKRRLTARSDRVKSVDLHPTEPWMLASLYNGSVCVWNHETQTLVKTFEVCDLPVRASKFVARKNWVITGADDMQIRVFNYNTLERVHMFEAHSDYIRCIAVHPTQPYILTSSDDMLIKLWDWEKKWSCSQVFEGHTHYVMQIVINPKDNNQFASASLDRTIKVWQLGSSSPNFTLEGHEKGVNCIDYYSGGDKPYLISGADDRQVKIWDYQNKTCVQTLEGHAQNVSCVSFHPELPIIITGSEDGTVRIWHSSTYRLESTLNYGMERVWCVSGLRGSNNVALGYDEGSIIIKVGREEPAMSMDTNGKIIWAKHSEIQQANLKAMGEAEIKDGERLPLAVKDMGSCEIYPQTIQHNPNGRFVVVCGDGEYIIYTAMALRNKSFGSAQEFAWAHDSSEYAIRESNSVVKLFKNFKDKKSFKPDFGAEGIYGGFLLGVRSVNGLAFYDWENTELVRRIEIQPKHIFWSDSGELVCIATEESFFILRYLADKVASSHENNEGVTEDGIEDAFEVQGEIQEIVKTGLWVGDCFIYTSSVNRLNYYVGGEIVTIAHLDRTMYLLGYIPKDDRLYLGDKELNIVSYSLLVSVLEYQTAVMRRDFGMADKVLPTIPKEQRTRVAHFLEKQGFKQQALAVSTDPEHRFELALQLGELKIAYQLAVEAESEQKWKQLAELAISKCQFSLAQECLHHAQDYGGLLLLATASGNATMVGKLAEGAERDGKNNVAFMTYFLQGKLDQCLELLIRTNRLPEAAFLARTYLPSQVSRVVKLWRENLAKVNQKAAESLADPTEYENLFPGLKEAFAAEYYLRETCLGTSRPATDYPLVTPNEDRNILEEAVGYEPKGTFIPTKTQDPEKKEEEEEEEKLLSSMAEFSVAAAAAAPEATLQPEPADPTAVEEQEEEIPEFSLKDKTLDELDVDLDNMELDDIDTTDVNLDDDFLDD from the exons ATG CCTCTGAGGCTGGACATTAAGCGGCGGCTGACAGCCAGGTCAGACCGGGTGAAGAGTGTGGACCTCCACCCCACTGAGCCATGGATGCTGGCCAGCCTCTACAACGGCAGCGTCTGTGTGTGGAACCACGAAACACAG ACTCTCGTGAAGACTTTCGAAGTGTGTGACCTTCCTGTCAGAGCTTCTAAGTTTGTGGCAAGGAAGAACTGGGTCATCACAGGAGCG GATGACATGCAGATCCGTGTGTTCAACTACAACACCTTGGAGCGGGTCCACATGTTTGAGGCCCACTCTGACTACATCCGTTGCATCGCTGTCCATCCGACCCAGCCATACATCCTTACCAGCAGTG aTGACATGTTGATCAAGCTGTGGGACTGGGAGAAGAAGTGGTCCTGCAGTCAGGTGTTTGAGGGTCACACTCACTATGTCATGCAGATTGTTATTAACCCCAAGGATAATAATCAGTTTGCCAGTGCCTCCCTGGACAGGACGATTAAG GTGTGGCAGCTTGGTTCTTCATCTCCTAATTTCACTTTGGAGGGCCATGAGAAAGGAGTCAATTGTATTGATTACTACAGTGGAGGAGACAAGCCCTACCTCATCTCAGGGGCTGATGATCGCCAAGTCAAGATCTGGGACTACCAG AACAAGACCTGTGTTCAAACTCTGGAGGGCCACGCCCAGAACGTCTCCTGTGTCAGCTTCCACCCAGAGCTGCCCATCATCATCACTGGATCAGAGGATG GTACGGTGCGTATCTGGCACTCGAGCACTTACCGTCTGGAGAGTACACTGAACTACGGCATGGAGAGAGTGTGGTGTGTAAGTGGCCTCAGGGGCTCCAACAATGTGGCGCTGGGCTACGACGAAGGCAGCATCATTATTAAG GTGGGTCGTGAGGAACCAGCCATGTCTATGGACACAAATGGCAAAATCATCTGGgccaaacacagtgaaatacagCAGGCAAATCTGAAGGCCATGGGTGAGGCTGAAATCAAGGATGGAGAAAGGCTGCCACTAGCTGTCAAAGACATGGGCAGTTGTGAGATTTACCCTCAAACCATCCAGCATAACCCTAATGGAAg GTTCGTTGTGGTTTGCGGAGATGGAGAGTACATCATTTACACTGCCATGGCTTTGAGGAACAAGAGCTTCGGTTCAGCTCAGGAGTTTGCCTGGGCTCATGACTCCTCTGA GTATGCCATCAGAGAAAGCAACAGTGTCGTCAAACTCTTCAAAAATTTCAAGGACAAAAAATCTTTTAAGCCTGACTTTGGAGCGGAAG GGATCTATGGAGGCTTCTTGCTTGGGGTGAGGTCAGTGAATGGCCTGGCGTTTTACGACTGGGAGAACACGGAGCTGGTCCGCCGCATTGAGATCCAGCCTAAACAC ATCTTCTGGTCAGACTCTGGGGAGCTGGTTTGCATTGCTACAGAGGAGTCCTTCTTCATCCTGCGTTATTTGGCTGATAAAGTAGCTTCCTCTCATGAGAACAATGAAGGAGTGACTGAGGATGGTATTGAAGATGCCTTTGAG GTCCAGGGAGAGATCCAGGAGATTGTGAAGACTGGTCTCTGGGTCGGAGACTGCTTCATCTACACCAGCTCTGTGAACAGACTAAACTACTATGTTGGAGGAGAGATTGTCACAATTGCTCATCTGGACAG AACCATGTACTTACTGGGTTACATACCCAAAGATGATCGTCTGTACCTCGGAGACAAGGAGCTCAATATTGTCAGTTACTCCCTGCTGGTCTCCGTCCTGGAGTACCAGACTGCTGTAATGAGGAGGGACTTTGGGATGGCTGACAAGGTGTTGCCCACAATTCCAAAAGAGCAGCGGACCAGGGTGGCCCATTTCCTGGAGAAACAG GGTTTCAAGCAGCAGGCACTGGCTGTGTCCACAGACCCAGAGCACAGGTTTGAGCTGGCCTTGCAGCTGGGAGAGTTGAAGATTGCTTATCAGCTGGCTGTGGAGGCGGAG TCGGAGCAGAAATGGAAGCAGCTAGCAGAGCTTGCTATCAGCAAGTGTCAATTCAGCCTGGCCCAGGAATGTCTGCACCACGCCCAGGATTACGGTGGCCTGCTCCTCCTTGCCACAGCCTCTGGTAACGCCACAATGGTTGGCAAGCTGGCTGAGGGGGCAGAGAGGGACGGGAAAAACAATGTGGCCTTCATGACCTACTTCTTGCAGGGGAA ACTGGATCAGTGTTTGGAGCTTCTGATCAGGACCAACCGACTACCTGAGGCTGCCTTCCTGGCTCGCACCTACCTGCCCAGCCAGGTGTCCCGTGTGGTGAAATTGTGGAGGGAGAACCTGGCGAAGgtcaaccagaag GCGGCTGAATCCTTAGCAGACCCTACAGAGTATGAGAATCTGTTCCCCGGATTGAAAGAAGCCTTTGCAGCCGAGTATTATCTGAGAGAGACCTGCTTGGGCACCTCCAGGCCTGCAACGGACTATCCTCTTGTCACA CCCAATGAAGACAGGAACATTCTTGAGGAGGCTGTAGGATACGAGCCCAAAGGAACCTTCATTCCTACAAAG ACACAGGAtcctgagaaga aggaggaggaagaggaagaggagaaattaTTATCCTCAATGGCAGAATTttctgttgctgcagcagcagcagcacctgagGCCACTTTACAACCTGAACCTGCTGATCCCACAGCAgtggaggaacaggaggaggaaatacCAGAATTTTCACTCAAAGATAAG ACTCTGGACGAGCTGGACGTGGACCTTGACAACATGGAGCTGGATGACATCGACACCACAGACGTTAACCTTGATGATGACTTCCTAGATGATTAA